AGTTACTGCCGTCTAAATGTTTCATATTTAAATCCTTAGTTACTAAAGTTGGCAAGACACTGACTCTGTTTCCAATATCCAATCCGTCATACATTGTTGTAATAGTGTAATTTCCTGGTCTTAAAGCAATTCCTAAGCTTGCAACACCATTTTTATCAGTAGTTTTAGTATAGAATACTCCGTTGATGTTAAAGGTTACATTCTTGTTTACTGCTAAAGATCCGTCTTTGTTGTAGACAGTTGCTTCAAATCTGGAAGCATTTAAGTAGTATTTGGTTAAATCGTTTTGCATGATTAATGATTTTACAGTTATGTTAAATCCTTTTTCTTCACCGGTTAACGGGTTGTAAGCTGTTAAAATGTAATTTCCAGGTCTTAACATAATACCTAAATCAGCTACCCCGTCTTTATCAGTCTTTTTGGTGTAGAAAACACCATGAATGTTAAATTTAACTTCAATGTTAGCCAGTGCTTTTCCTGTACTGTCAGTAAACTTAGCATAGAATCTGGTAGCATTCTGATACATTTTAACTAAATCTTTACTTATAATAGTCGGATTAATAGTTACAGTAATATTCTTACTTATTTTATTATACATATCTGAGCCATTATATGAAACAGTAGCCTGATAAACATTAGATACTAAGTTAAGTCCCATTGAAGCAGTACCATTAGCATCAGTTGTTTTAGCATAAGTTTGACCATTAATAGTAAAGTACACAGTAGCATTAGCTATAGGATTGCCTAAATAATCAGTTAAAACAGCAACCATTCTGGTACCGTCTTTGTAAATCATCACAATGTCAGAAATGTTTAAATTAACTTTTTTATTAATATCTACAGTGAAATTAGTCCTGATTACCTGTTTATCATAATTACTGTCTCCAGGATAAGTAACAGTCACATTATAGTTTCCTGCAGTTAAATCTTTAATGGTTAATTTTGCAGATCCATTAACAAGAACTATATTATAAACATTTTTATCCACAGTTACAGTAATGTTTTCTTTAAGATCTTTAGGACCATTAACAGTAATTACAACATCTTCACCAGCTACACCCGCATCAATATCTACTTTTAAAGAGTCTTTAGCTTTATTAACAGTTAAAGTAGATGAATTTGTAGTTGGAACAATAACTTTTGAGTCATCGACAGAGTAAACTAAAGTGTATTTTCCAGCATTTAATTGTCCAATGACAAAACTAGCTACACCATTTTCATCAGTAACCATGTAATAAGTTTTACCATTAACTTTCAAGGTTACATTTATATTAGATAATAAATTGCCTTTAGTATCCCTTAAAGTAGCATTAGCTATTATAACTTCACCATAATCAAGAGAAATATCTTTAACATCAATAATTCCTTTTCCTAAAGAAGCACCACCATTATAAGTTACACTCTGACCGTCAACAGTAGCAGAAATAGTATAATTACCTTCTTTTGCTTCAAAACCATTAACAACATTATTAGCTATTGTACCCTTAGTCATGCTTAAAGTAGCATTTGCTGCAGACATGTTGAAGTTACGTACTGGTAAAGAACCATTATAATCAGTAAAATTGGTTCCATTAAATACTTTGAAAGCTAAAACAGCATCCTGCAATAAACCTGTTTTGTTGGTAACATCTAAAGTTAAAACCAAATAATTATCTGGAGTAGCAATCTCTTTACTTAATTCAGTTATTACACTATTATATCCAGATGAAAGACGTATAACTGCATTGTAATAAGTTGCATTATTGCTTCCCCACCAATTATTATCTAAATTAAGAGTTATATTAACACCATTAACTTTACCAACTTTTACATCACCATAAATAACAGAATTTTTAATTATAATAGCATCATTTATAGTTGAGGAAGTAACCTCCACTAAATATTCAACATTATCAAAAATACATCCGTCAAATATTCTTGTAGAGTTAATTTTTTCATAAAATATATTTACAGATAGCAAATTGGAAAATGTTGAATTATATACATAAATATCTTTAGGAGTTTGACTTCTACCTCCCCCAACAGTATTCCAACTGTTAAATCCGCCAAATACATAAGATCCCATAGTAGATGATCCATTTCCGTCAACAGTTACATTATTAAAGACTATTTTTTCAGAACTTCCAAAACCAAGACAGGTTACAGATCTATCTCCCTGATAGATATTACTTGAATTAACAAGTTCCAAAGGAGTTTTTCCAGTTACTGAAATTTTAGTGTTTTCAAGAGTTATATTACCAATTTGACCTACATTAAAAGAAGCAATAACCCTATAATCTATGTTCAAAGAAGAAGCAGATATACTGTCAATAATCTGAGAATTATTCATGTATAAATTACCCTGATTTGCAATTGTTGAAGCTCTAGTTGCATGATTTGCTACAAAAGTTGTATTATCAATTGTTAAATAACCATCATTGTAAATTGCTCCACCAGCATATGCATTTTGACGTTTTACTGGGTCTGCATGACCATTATTAAAGAAATATGAATTTTTAATAGTTAGAATACCTGCAGAGTTAATAGCTCCACCATAATTACCTTTTCCATTAATAAATTCCACTGTATCAATCAGTACATGAACATTTTTCTCAACATATAATGCAGATTGTGTATCTTTTCCAACTCTATTAATAGTCATATTAGCTATTTTAAGAGAACCTTTACCTTGTAAAGCTGTGATAAAGTATTTGGCATCAGGATTAAAAATTATTGTTTTGTTTTCTCCATCACCAACAATTGAAATATCCGTATTTACCTGAATATCCAAATCAGCATTAAGATTTCCAGTATAAGTACCTTCCAATACATGAACAGTAACTGTCCTAGATTTAGATTGAGCATATTCTAATGCATTTTTAATGGTTTTAAACGGTTTAGCTAAAGATCCATCTGCAGTACTGTCATTACCTTTAGCATCAGACACATAAACTGTGATATTATCTAAAATAGTATTAATTTTAACAGTTATAGTTCCATTTTTATATATGTAATTTTTACCATTTGCATCATAAGTTCCGCTTAAACTATATTTACCGTCTTCAAATCCGACATAATTATAAGTAGCTATGCCATTAACTACATCAGCAATTCCTGCATAATTTCCATCAATTAAAAATGTAACAGTGTTTCCACTAATAACTGCTCCACTAGGATGTGTTACTTGTGCAGTTAATTTACCTGCTAATTCTGCAACATTTAAATCATTGAAAGTAATTGTAAGTCCAGTTACATTTGCAACACCATTATTAGCAACAGGTGTGGAAATATAAATATCCTTACCTTCAGGAGCATTATTATTTTCAAATAAAGAATCATTAGAAATAGTTAAATCTGGAATATTGCTGGTTTTACCATTTGTTACAGAAAATAAATAAATAGCTCCACCCATAGTGTTAGCAGTGTTATCTTTAAAAGTAACATTGTTAAAGGTAGCTCCTGAAACAGTAGCTGCTCCACCATTAGCTCCGGAGTTATTTATAAATTTGACATTTTCAAAAGTTGCAACAGGAACAAAACTGCTACTACTTATGTAAGCATATACAGCACCACCATCACCAGCAGCACGGTTGTTTATAAAAGTATCATTTATAAATATTGTTTTTGCACCACCAGATACATAAACAGCTCCACCATTAGTTCCAGCATAATTTGAATCATAAATATTATTTATACTTATAATATTTTGGGCATAAACAGCTCCACCTTCAGCATTGCTATTTTTAGGATTAGTATTATTTATGAATTTAGAATTAGTAACAGTTAAATTGTTAGTTCCTCTTATAACTCCACCAAGAGTAGCACCTACATTATCTGCAAAATAGGAATTGTTTATTGTTGCATAACCTAACCACATATTTCCTTTATTGTTAATATAAGTTAAATTATTAAATACTAATTTTGAGTTTTGAGTATCTATATCATATAATAAATTACTATTAGATGTGGAATTTTTAATAATACAATCATTCATAGTTAATGAAGATCCGTAAATTATTCCCCAATTCCAATTAACATTAGTTGCTTTTCCATTAGTAAATGTTAAATTAGTAAGAGATACATCTAATCCTTTATCAAAATAGAAGAAATAATCTTTATCCTGACCATCAATAATTGTTTTACCATAATTTTCACCAATTAAATTTAAAACAGCTATTCTATTATATTTTAAATTAACATTGCCAGTACCTAAATAAGTACCATCCATAATATGAATAGTAATGTTGATTGATTTATCTAATCCTGCAGTTATTGCATGATTAATTGTGTTGAACGGATTATTTTTACTTCCGTCACCAGTTGTATCATTACCCTTTGTAGAAACCCAGAATTCCGCAGGGGTTCTGTCAATATTGACAGTTAATGTAGCTGGATTGAAAGTATTATTTTCTCCATTATAATTACCGTTTATTTCATGTTTACCATTGTCAAATAATTTGGAAACAGAAACTGATGCAAAACCATTATCTGAACCACTTTCACCTACTTTCATACCATCTATATTAAATTCAATATTTCTAAGAGAAGCAATAGTATTTCCTGCATCATCAGTTATAGTTGCACTTAAAGTAAAAGTAGTTTTATCAGTGAATACATTATTAAATGTAATAACAGCATTCATAAAACCATTATTATAAATTAATCCCATTTTAGAAGAAGAATTTACAAATTTATTTTGTTTTAATATATTATTCCCTTCTATATATATTACTCCATATTGAGCCCAATAACCAGTCTCTGTATTGGAATTAGTACAATTAATAAATACATTATTCATTATTTGACCATTACCGCTGGAAATTTGAAGAGCCGCATCATTGTAATTACCAACAATATCTTTAAAAGTATTTCCAGTTATTTTAGCATTTTTAGAATTGGATATGTATACAGATGCTCCGCAGGAATATCCTGTATTAGTAGCATTGTAAAAAGAAGAATTATCTATATAAACATTACCTTTATTGTTATTAAAACAAATGTCAGGACCCTGATTTGAAGCCTTGTTGTTTTTAAATACAGAATTAGTTACTTTTAAATCCATACCTTTAGAAACAATAGCTCCTTGGGAACCAGTTGCATAATTATTTTCAAATACACAATTATCAACAGTTAAGTTACCTCCACAATTAATCATACTTCCAGTACTAGCTTTTCCATTAATGAAAGAAATGTTTATCAAAGTTAAAGCAGTATCTCCACTAACAGATTTAAGAAATGAACTTACACTTTCACCATCAATAAATGTTTTATCATTCCCCTGACCAATAATAGTTAAAGAACCGCCATATTTTTCATGAGCTAAACTAATACTTAAATCAGTATTATTATCTCCAGTGAATGTTCCTTTACTTAAATAAATAACAGCATTATCAGAAGCATTAACACTTGAAATACCTTTATTTATTGTAGCATAAGGACTATTTTGACTACCAGTATTTGAATCATCCCCAGTAGTATTCACATAAATCGTTTTATCATAACTTATCCCATCATCTAAAACATGGGATGAAGCACTATCAACTGCTAACACATCAGCAGATGAATCTTCTTGTGCACTAACTGCACCAAGAGTTAAAATAGCTAGTAATAACATACTAACCAACATCATTTTATTTAATTTCATAAAATTTCACCAAAAAAATTTAAAATTATACTTAAAAAATATCAAGCATAATTAAAATATAAGTATATTTAAAATAATATTTAAAATTTATTAAAATAAATTGCTTTTGAAATATGTTAAAAAAAGAAAAAAAAGTAAGAGAATTATGAATTCTCTTTAAGGACTTATTTTTATTGTGTTTCCTGTTTGGAAGTCATTCCAGTAGGAAGTTATGATGTATTCGCCACTCATTAATCTGATTCCTAAGCTTGCAATACCGTCTTTATTAGTAACTTTGTGATAGAAAACACCATTTACGTTAAATGATACATTTTGGTTAGCTAATGGCTTACCTTGACCATCTAAAGTTAAAGCAGTAAAATTGCTGCCGTCTAAGTGTTTCATGGAGAGATCTTTTGTTACTAAAGTTGGCATGACAGTGACTTTGTTTCCAATGTCTAATCCATCATACATTGTTGTAATGATATAGTTTCCTGGTCTTAAAGCTATTCCTAAGCTTGCAACACCGTTTTTATCAGTGGTTTTAGTGTAGAATACACCGTTGATGTTAAAGGTTACATTCTTGTTTACTGCTAAAGATCCGTCTTTATTGTAGACAGTTGCTTCAAATCTGGAAGCATTTAAGTAATATTTGGTTAAGTCATTTTGCATGATTAATGATTTTACGGTTATGTTAAATCCTTTTTCTTCACCGGTTAACGGGTTGTAAGCAGTTAAAATATAAGATCCCGGTCTTAACATAATACCCAAATCAGCTACACCGTCTTTATCAGTCTTTTTGGTGTAGAAAACACCATGAATGTTAAATTTAACTTCAGTGTTAGCTAATGCTTTTCCTGTGCTGTCAGTGAATTTAGCATAGAATCTGGTAGCATTCTGATACATTTTAACCAAATCTTTACTTATAATAGTCGGATTAATAGTTACAGTAATATTCTTACTTATTTTATTATACATATCTGAACCATTATATGAAACAGTAGCCTGATAAACATTAGATACTAAGTTAAGTCCCATTGAAGCAGTACCGTTAGCATCAGTTGTTTTAGCATAAGTTTGACCATTAATAGTAAAGTACACAGTTGCATTAGCTATAGGATTACCTAAATAATCAGTTAAAACAGCAACCATTCTGGTACCGTCTTTGTAAATCATCACAATGTCAGAAATGTTTAAATTAACTTTTTTATTAATATCTACAGTGAAATTAGTCCTGATTACTTGTTTTTCATAGTTTTTATCACCAGAATAAGTAACAGTCACATTATAGTTTCCTGCAACTAAATCTTTAATGGTTAATTTTGCAGATCCATTAACAAGAACTACATTATAAGATTTGCCATTTACCAATACAGTTACATTGCCTGTTGCATCTTTAGGACCAACAACATTAATTACACTATCCTCACCAGCAACACTAGCATTAACATCTACTTTCAAGGAATCTTTAGCTTTATTAACAGTTAAAGTTGAAGAATTAGTTACATCAGAAATAACTTTACTGCCACTTACAGAGTAAACTAAAGTGTATTTTCCGGCATTTAACTGTCCAATTACAAAACTGACAGTACCATTTTCATCAGTAACTAAAGTATAAGTTTTACCGTTGACTTTCAAGGTCACATTAACATTAGCTAATGGATTATCTTTAGCATCCATTAAAGTAGCATTAGCAATTACAACATCACCATAATCAGCAACAACATCATTAACTTCAATAATACCTTTACCAATACTTGCAACACCATTATAAGTTACACTCTGACCGTCAACAGTAGCAGAAATAGTATAATTACCTTCTTTAGCTTCAAAACCATTAACAACATTATTAGCTATTGTACCATTAGCAATACTCAAAGTACCATTAACCATAGACATATTGAAATTACGTAATGGTAAAGAACCATTATAATCAGTTAAATTAGTTCCATTAAAGACTTTAAATGCTAAAACAGCACCCTGCAACAAACCGGTGTTATTAGTAACATCTAAAGTTAAAACCAACCATGTATCAGGAGTCATATTAACAAGGGTTCTGTTTGCATCAACAACAGTAAATACTGGTTGAGTATTGTTACCCCACCAATTGTTATTTAAATCAATGATTCCAGTAGTTGGACTGCCTAAATTAGTCCATGAAACAGCATTTGGATTTACAATATAACAATTAGTAATGTTAAGTATGCCAAATGCATTAGTTGTTAAAACTTTACCTTTAATATCAATAATACAATTATTTAAAGATACATTACCAGATCTGTTTAAATTAGGTCTAAAACCAACATTGTTAATGTTATTGATGTTTATAAAAGTACAATTATCAAATTTAATAATATTTTGCCAGTTATACTCTGCAGAAGAACCATAATATGATCCAAATATATCTCCAGCAGCTATTGATTCATTGTATCTGAAAATACATCCATATGATTCAACTCTATTTAAACCAGCTAAATATATGTAACCTTTTTTATTTTGAATATCTGTTCTTCCAGCATCAGTTGAAGTTCTTCCAAGGTCTTGAATTGTAGTATTAATTAAAGTTATACCAGCATCAATTCCTACAATGTTTCCATAGTGAGATCCACTCCACCAGTAAGCTTCTTCAACTAATGAATTCTGTAAAGTCATGTCTTTAATTACAAAAATATTTGATCCCCTGTATGCATAATTTGCAAAGAAGTAAGAATTATTAACTATTAAAGTACCATTGTTAGTTAATCCTCCACCATATGATGAAAAACCATTTCTTACAAATGAACAGTTGTTAATAATCATATTTCCAGAGTTTAATACTGCTCCCCCAAGAGTTCCTTTATTATTTTCAAAGTAAATATTATTTAAATGAACATTTGAACCTGGCAAAGCAATAATAGGAGAATGAATATTTTTTACATTTTGATATGGATATACTGCACTAGCATCTGCTTTAGAACCATTAACCATACTCATATTTTCAATAGTAATTATATTACTGCCTTTAGCTATTGTAAAGAAATCATTAGTTTGATTACCGCATAAAATAGTTTTATTAACTCCAGCACCAGTAATTGTTACGCTTACAGTAGATGAAAGCTCAATATTTGTATTACCTTCACCTGAATAAATACCTTCCAAAACATGAATAAATAACACATAACTTTGAGAATATCCGTAGTTTAATGCTTTTTTAATTGTTTTAAATGGTTTAGCTAAGCTGCCATCACCATTTACATCATCACCTAATTTATCAGAAACATAAACAGTTACATTATTTTTTAATGGTTTTAAAGCTACTTTAACAGTTCCATTAATGATTTTATCACTTGCATCTGCAAATACATAATCACCAGACAAAGTATAAGTTCCATTTTTAAATCCAAGATAATCTAGTGATGCAATACCATTAACAACCTCAGAAGTTCCCATATAAGTACCATTCAAATAGAACTTAACAGAACCTCCACCAATTACAGCACCAGAAATATGAGATACAGACATAGACACAGTATCTGCTAAAAATTGAGTAGTTAAATTATTGAAAGTTATAGTAAGATTAGTTAACTTAGCATCAACATATTGCTTATTGTCAGAATGTTCTATGTAAATATCCTTACCATTAATTACAGCTGTGTTATCTTTGAAAATACAGCCAGTTAATGTAATATTAGAATCTACAGAATAATAATCAGAAGTATGATGAGGAGCTAAGTAAATTGCACCACCATAATTTGCAGAATTGTTTATAAAAGTACAATCAACAATAGAACCCATAACAGTTTGAATTGCTCCACCTTTATCACCAAAACAATCAATAAAAGTAGAATTAATCACATCACAAAGCATTTTATAATTATTATAAGTATTTGAAAATCCTATAAATGCAGTTCCATTATTTTTCTTGAAATAATCATTTTTAGATAAAATAAAAGAAAGTAATGAACCAGTGTTATTTATAAACTTATTATTAATAGAAATACCTTGCTGAGTAGCCCTAACTAAACCAAAATTATTTTCAAATACAGAATTAGTTATATTAATATAACCTCCTTCAAGGAAATAAAGATTATATGCATTATTTATTTTATTATTAGCTAAATAAGATTTATCAATAGATGAAACACCAGTAATCATACCTGTATTATTGCAAAATGTCAAATTATCAATAGTAGAACTTCCATCTATAATCTTACCACCATAAGTGTTAACATTGTCAGAAATTATACAATCTTCAATAACAGAAGGTGCATTAGTAGTTATTAATGAATATAATCCACTAATATATTTTGTTATTGAACCGTTTTTATAAGTTAAATTTTTTAATACGACATTTGTGTAACTACCAGTTTTTAAAAACCAATTTCTATTTTGACCATCAATTAATACTTTATTATATCCTTCACCTACCAAAGTTAAGTTACCAAGGTTAGAAAAAGTTAAATTAGTATTATTAACTCCACTATAAGTTCCACTATTTATATGGATAGTTGGATATAAAGATTTTCCAAAACCGTAGTTTATAGCATAACCAATGGTTTTAAACGGATTAAGTTTAGAACCGTCACCAGTTAAATCATCACCATTTACACCATCAACCCATAAATCAATAGGAGTTTGATCAATATTAACAGATAAAATACCCGGAGTCATAGAAACATTATTACTGCCCCAAGTACCATTAATAACTAAATCACCATTAGGAACTAACTTAGTTAGAGATAAAACAGCTAAACCATTAGTAACTGCTGCTTGACCTACCTGTTCACCATTAATATAAAAAGTAACACCATTATATGCCTGAGTTTGACCTGAAACATTGTTTCCATCTACATCAGTTACTCTACATGAAACTTTAAAAGTAGGAGAAGTTGTAGAATTATTTAAAAAAGTAATAATTACATTCATACTTCCACCATTAAATATTTGACCTTTACTTGCAGAAGTAGAATTAACAAAAGCATTACCTTTAACAAAATTCTTACCATTAATATTAATTACAGCACTACTTTGCCCTTTATTGTTACAGTTGATAAAAGTATTGTTTACAATAATACCATTTCCATTATATCCGGAATTAGCATATAATGCAGCATCATATGCATTACCTGAAGTGGATATATTAACAAACCTATTATTCTTAATTATAGTACTATTATATACATTAATATATGCACCTGCACCAGTACAATAAGTGCTTCTAGCAATAGAATTTTCAAATACACAATTCATAAGTTGTGCATTTTGCATACTACTTGCAAAAATTGATCCTCCATAACTATTAACACTATTATTCCTAAAAATAGAATTAGTTACTTTAAAATCATTAGATTGTTGATAAATTGCACCACCATTATAACCTGTTGCATAATTATCCTCAAACAAACAATTATCAATAGTTAAAACAGCATTACTTGTAATAGCACCACCAGTATTGGATTTACCATTAATAAATGCAATATTTTTAAAAACAATTATAGAATCCCCACTCATTGACTTAAAAATAGGAGCCATCTGTTCCCCATCAATAAATGTCTTATCATATCCTCGACCAATAAAAGTCAAAGATCCATTATAATTTTTATGAGCCAAATTAATACTTAAATCAGTATTATTATCCCCAGTGAATGTTCCTTCACTTAAATAAATAACTGCATTATCAGA
This genomic stretch from Methanobrevibacter smithii ATCC 35061 harbors:
- a CDS encoding Ig-like domain-containing protein gives rise to the protein MKLNKMMLVSMLLLAILTLGAVSAQEDSSADVLAVDSASSHVLDDGISYDKTIYVNTTGDDSNTGSQNSPYATINKGISSVNASDNAVIYLSKGTFTGDNNTDLSISLAHEKYGGSLTIIGQGNDKTFIDGESVSSFLKSVSGDTALTLINISFINGKASTGSMINCGGNLTVDNCVFENNYATGSQGAIVSKGMDLKVTNSVFKNNKASNQGPDICFNNNKGNVYIDNSSFYNATNTGYSCGASVYISNSKNAKITGNTFKDIVGNYNDAALQISSGNGQIMNNVFINCTNSNTETGYWAQYGVIYIEGNNILKQNKFVNSSSKMGLIYNNGFMNAVITFNNVFTDKTTFTLSATITDDAGNTIASLRNIEFNIDGMKVGESGSDNGFASVSVSKLFDNGKHEINGNYNGENNTFNPATLTVNIDRTPAEFWVSTKGNDTTGDGSKNNPFNTINHAITAGLDKSINITIHIMDGTYLGTGNVNLKYNRIAVLNLIGENYGKTIIDGQDKDYFFYFDKGLDVSLTNLTFTNGKATNVNWNWGIIYGSSLTMNDCIIKNSTSNSNLLYDIDTQNSKLVFNNLTYINNKGNMWLGYATINNSYFADNVGATLGGVIRGTNNLTVTNSKFINNTNPKNSNAEGGAVYAQNIISINNIYDSNYAGTNGGAVYVSGGAKTIFINDTFINNRAAGDGGAVYAYISSSSFVPVATFENVKFINNSGANGGAATVSGATFNNVTFKDNTANTMGGAIYLFSVTNGKTSNIPDLTISNDSLFENNNAPEGKDIYISTPVANNGVANVTGLTITFNDLNVAELAGKLTAQVTHPSGAVISGNTVTFLIDGNYAGIADVVNGIATYNYVGFEDGKYSLSGTYDANGKNYIYKNGTITVKINTILDNITVYVSDAKGNDSTADGSLAKPFKTIKNALEYAQSKSRTVTVHVLEGTYTGNLNADLDIQVNTDISIVGDGENKTIIFNPDAKYFITALQGKGSLKIANMTINRVGKDTQSALYVEKNVHVLIDTVEFINGKGNYGGAINSAGILTIKNSYFFNNGHADPVKRQNAYAGGAIYNDGYLTIDNTTFVANHATRASTIANQGNLYMNNSQIIDSISASSLNIDYRVIASFNVGQIGNITLENTKISVTGKTPLELVNSSNIYQGDRSVTCLGFGSSEKIVFNNVTVDGNGSSTMGSYVFGGFNSWNTVGGGRSQTPKDIYVYNSTFSNLLSVNIFYEKINSTRIFDGCIFDNVEYLVEVTSSTINDAIIIKNSVIYGDVKVGKVNGVNITLNLDNNWWGSNNATYYNAVIRLSSGYNSVITELSKEIATPDNYLVLTLDVTNKTGLLQDAVLAFKVFNGTNFTDYNGSLPVRNFNMSAANATLSMTKGTIANNVVNGFEAKEGNYTISATVDGQSVTYNGGASLGKGIIDVKDISLDYGEVIIANATLRDTKGNLLSNINVTLKVNGKTYYMVTDENGVASFVIGQLNAGKYTLVYSVDDSKVIVPTTNSSTLTVNKAKDSLKVDIDAGVAGEDVVITVNGPKDLKENITVTVDKNVYNIVLVNGSAKLTIKDLTAGNYNVTVTYPGDSNYDKQVIRTNFTVDINKKVNLNISDIVMIYKDGTRMVAVLTDYLGNPIANATVYFTINGQTYAKTTDANGTASMGLNLVSNVYQATVSYNGSDMYNKISKNITVTINPTIISKDLVKMYQNATRFYAKFTDSTGKALANIEVKFNIHGVFYTKKTDKDGVADLGIMLRPGNYILTAYNPLTGEEKGFNITVKSLIMQNDLTKYYLNASRFEATVYNKDGSLAVNKNVTFNINGVFYTKTTDKNGVASLGIALRPGNYTITTMYDGLDIGNRVSVLPTLVTKDLNMKHLDGSNFTALTLDGQGKPLANQNVSFNVNGVFYHKVTNKDGIASLGIRLMSGEYIITSYWNDFQTGNTIKISP
- a CDS encoding beta strand repeat-containing protein — its product is MRLNKVMLVGILLLAILTLGAVSAQEGSSADVLAVDSASSHVGDGISYDKTIYVNTTGDDSNSGSQTSPYATINKGISSVNASDNAVIYLSEGTFTGDNNTDLSINLAHKNYNGSLTFIGRGYDKTFIDGEQMAPIFKSMSGDSIIVFKNIAFINGKSNTGGAITSNAVLTIDNCLFEDNYATGYNGGAIYQQSNDFKVTNSIFRNNSVNSYGGSIFASSMQNAQLMNCVFENSIARSTYCTGAGAYINVYNSTIIKNNRFVNISTSGNAYDAALYANSGYNGNGIIVNNTFINCNNKGQSSAVININGKNFVKGNAFVNSTSASKGQIFNGGSMNVIITFLNNSTTSPTFKVSCRVTDVDGNNVSGQTQAYNGVTFYINGEQVGQAAVTNGLAVLSLTKLVPNGDLVINGTWGSNNVSMTPGILSVNIDQTPIDLWVDGVNGDDLTGDGSKLNPFKTIGYAINYGFGKSLYPTIHINSGTYSGVNNTNLTFSNLGNLTLVGEGYNKVLIDGQNRNWFLKTGSYTNVVLKNLTYKNGSITKYISGLYSLITTNAPSVIEDCIISDNVNTYGGKIIDGSSTIDNLTFCNNTGMITGVSSIDKSYLANNKINNAYNLYFLEGGYINITNSVFENNFGLVRATQQGISINNKFINNTGSLLSFILSKNDYFKKNNGTAFIGFSNTYNNYKMLCDVINSTFIDCFGDKGGAIQTVMGSIVDCTFINNSANYGGAIYLAPHHTSDYYSVDSNITLTGCIFKDNTAVINGKDIYIEHSDNKQYVDAKLTNLTITFNNLTTQFLADTVSMSVSHISGAVIGGGSVKFYLNGTYMGTSEVVNGIASLDYLGFKNGTYTLSGDYVFADASDKIINGTVKVALKPLKNNVTVYVSDKLGDDVNGDGSLAKPFKTIKKALNYGYSQSYVLFIHVLEGIYSGEGNTNIELSSTVSVTITGAGVNKTILCGNQTNDFFTIAKGSNIITIENMSMVNGSKADASAVYPYQNVKNIHSPIIALPGSNVHLNNIYFENNKGTLGGAVLNSGNMIINNCSFVRNGFSSYGGGLTNNGTLIVNNSYFFANYAYRGSNIFVIKDMTLQNSLVEEAYWWSGSHYGNIVGIDAGITLINTTIQDLGRTSTDAGRTDIQNKKGYIYLAGLNRVESYGCIFRYNESIAAGDIFGSYYGSSAEYNWQNIIKFDNCTFININNINNVGFRPNLNRSGNVSLNNCIIDIKGKVLTTNAFGILNITNCYIVNPNAVSWTNLGSPTTGIIDLNNNWWGNNTQPVFTVVDANRTLVNMTPDTWLVLTLDVTNNTGLLQGAVLAFKVFNGTNLTDYNGSLPLRNFNMSMVNGTLSIANGTIANNVVNGFEAKEGNYTISATVDGQSVTYNGVASIGKGIIEVNDVVADYGDVVIANATLMDAKDNPLANVNVTLKVNGKTYTLVTDENGTVSFVIGQLNAGKYTLVYSVSGSKVISDVTNSSTLTVNKAKDSLKVDVNASVAGEDSVINVVGPKDATGNVTVLVNGKSYNVVLVNGSAKLTIKDLVAGNYNVTVTYSGDKNYEKQVIRTNFTVDINKKVNLNISDIVMIYKDGTRMVAVLTDYLGNPIANATVYFTINGQTYAKTTDANGTASMGLNLVSNVYQATVSYNGSDMYNKISKNITVTINPTIISKDLVKMYQNATRFYAKFTDSTGKALANTEVKFNIHGVFYTKKTDKDGVADLGIMLRPGSYILTAYNPLTGEEKGFNITVKSLIMQNDLTKYYLNASRFEATVYNKDGSLAVNKNVTFNINGVFYTKTTDKNGVASLGIALRPGNYIITTMYDGLDIGNKVTVMPTLVTKDLSMKHLDGSNFTALTLDGQGKPLANQNVSFNVNGVFYHKVTNKDGIASLGIRLMSGEYIITSYWNDFQTGNTIKISP